The following proteins are encoded in a genomic region of Oryctolagus cuniculus chromosome 6, mOryCun1.1, whole genome shotgun sequence:
- the LOC138849999 gene encoding olfactory receptor 2L13-like, whose amino-acid sequence MERWNHTSSDFTLLGLFPQNPTGALLLSLIILVFLLAMAGNSTMIHLIHRDTRLHTPMYILLSQLSLMDLMHISSTVPKMAFNFISGQKAISFLGCGVQSFFFLTMACSEGLLLASMAYDRCVAICHPLHYPVRMSRRLCIKMILGSWALGSLNSLAHTAYALHIPYCRSRAIDHFFCDVPAMLPLACMDTWVYEYMVFVSTSLFLLLPFLGITASYGRVLLAVFQMRSQQGRTKAFTTCSTHLTVVTCYYAPFVYTYLRPRNLRSPAEDKALAVFYTILTPMLNPIIYSLRNKEVLGAMTRVFGIFPSQKQ is encoded by the coding sequence ATGGAGAGATGGAACCACACTTCCAGTGACTTCACTTTGTTGGGGCTGTTTCCCCAAAACCCAACCGGTGCCCTGCTCCTGTCACTCATCATCTTGGTGTTCCTTCTCGCAATGGCGGGCAACTCAACCATGATCCACCTAATCCACAGGGACACCCGGCTGCACACGCCCATGTACATCCTGCTCAGCCAGCTCTCGCTCATGGACCTGATGCACATCTCCAGCACTGTGCCCAAGATGGCCTTCAACTTCATCTCTGGACAGAAAGCCATCTCCTTCCTGGGCTGTGGGGTGCAGAGTTTCTTCTTCCTTACCATGGCATGCTCAGAAGGCTTGCTCCTGGCCTCCATGGCCTACGACCGGTGCGTGGCCATCTGCCACCCCCTGCACTACCCAGTGCGCATGAGCAGGCGCCTGTGCATTAAGATGATCCTAGgatcctgggccctgggctctctcAACTCCTTGGCACACACAGCCTACGCCCTGCACATTCCTTACTGCAGGTCCAGGGCCATTGACCACTTCTTCTGCGACGTCCCAGCCATGCTGCCTTTGGCCTGCATGGACACCTGGGTGTACGAGTACATGGTCTTTGTGAGCACCAGtctctttctcctcctgcctTTCCTGGGCATCACTGCTTCCTATGGTAGGGTTCTCTTGGCTGTCTTCCAAATGCGCTCACAACAGGGgagaaccaaagccttcaccacgTGTTCCACTCATCTAACTGTGGTGACCTGTTACTACGCGCCCTTTGTCTACACCTATCTGCGTCCCAGGAACCTGCGCTCCCCAGCAGAGGACAAGGCCCTGGCTGTCTTCTACACCATCCTCACTCCCATGCTCAACCCCATCATCTATAGCCTCAGGAACAAGGAGGTCCTGGGGGCCATGACCAGAGTGTTCGGGATTTTCCCTTCCCAGAAGCAGTAG
- the LOC127486270 gene encoding olfactory receptor 2L8-like, producing the protein MEHHNHTCADFILLGLFPRSGAGLLLFLLAALAFLVALLGNLCMALLILLDARLHSPMYLLLSQLALTDLSYSSTIVPKMAADFLSGNTAISCTGCGLQSFFFLTLGGAEALLLTCMAYDRYVAICCPLHYAVRMNRRVCALMVTASWMMGSLNSCAHTAYALHIPYCRSRAIDHFFCDVPAMLTLACVDTWAYEYTVFVSTALFLVLPFLGIVCSYGRVLLAVSRMHAGAGRKKAYSTCSTHLTVVTFYYAPFAYTYLRPKSFRSPAEDKALAVFYTILTPMLNPIIYSLRNKEVTGALRRATQRICPVNV; encoded by the coding sequence ATGGAACACCACAATCACACGTGCGCTGATTTCATCCTCCTGGGCTTGTTCCCCCGCTCAggggctgggctgctcctcttcctcctggctgCTCTCGCTTTCCTCGTGGCCCTGCTGGGCAACCTGTGCATGGCCCTGCTCATCCTGCTGGATGCTCGTCTCCACTCCCCCATGTATCTCCTCCTCAGTCAGCTCGCCCTCACCGACCTCAGTTACAGCTCCACCATcgtccccaagatggctgcagacTTCCTGTCTGGGAACACGGCTATCTCCTGCACTGGGTGTGGCCTTCAGAGTTTCTTCTTCTTGACTTTAGGCGGTGCAGAAGCCCTGCTCCTGACATGCATGGCCTACGATCGCTACGTGGCCATCTGCTGCCCTCTCCACTACGCCGTCCGCATGAACAGGAGAGTGTGTGCACTGATGGTGACAGCGTCCTGGATGATGGGCTCCCTCAACTCCTGTGCTCACACTGCCTATGCACTGCACATCCCCTACTGCCGGTCCCGGGCCATCGACCACTTCTTCTGCGACGTCCCAGCCATGCTGACCCTGGCCTGCGTGGACACCTGGGCCTACGAGTACACGGTGTTCGTGAGCACCGCCCTCTTCCTGGTGCTGCCTTTCCTCGGCATCGTGTGCTCCTACGGCCGGGTCCTCCTTGCCGTCTCCCGCATGCACGCAGGGGCAGGGCGGAAGAAGGCCTACTCGACCTGCAGCACCCACCTCACCGTGGTCACGTTCTACTATGCACCTTTTGCTTACACCTATCTACGCCCAAAGTCCTTTCGTTCCCCGGCAGAGGACAAGGCCCTGGCTGTCTTCTACACCATCCTCACCCCCATGCTCAACCCCATCATCTACAGCCTCAGGAACAAGGAAGTGACAGGGGCCTTGAGAAGGGCGACTCAGAGAATCTGCCCTGTGAACGTGTAG